Proteins encoded by one window of Podarcis muralis chromosome 11, rPodMur119.hap1.1, whole genome shotgun sequence:
- the TJP2 gene encoding tight junction protein 2 isoform X2: MEELIWEQYTVTLQRDSKRGFGIAVSGGRDNPHFENGETSIVVSDVLAGGPADGLLQENDRVVMVNNTPMENVAHSFAVQQLRKSGKVATIIVKRARQVQLPAVRRSPSLDYDYRAFEVMDSRADFDGRSTRSGYSERSWYSGNGGRSQSWGDHLDQGYRTGRDRGRQHSRERSYSRDQNRGRSMDRERSFDHEYQRPRSRGRSVDREDEYDRRYGGGRSVPRDYDWRTRLEAPREREAKSGSRDRLNSRSPSPELQPQYDYGAHQDPSGPVNVLLTKSRSNEEYGLRLGSQIFIKEMTSTGLATKDGNLHEGDIILKINGTVTENMSLFDARKLIEKSRGKLQLVVLRDRKQTLINIPSMHDSESEIEDISEIESNRSCSPQEDRRLHHSDLDSHSSNEKLKEKQSAKEDPASRLSKMGATPTPFRSTGDLTAALIPETNSEPKYQDDPPVVQPKPAPRTFLQPSHEDLAIYGPGTKMVKFKKGDSVGIRLAGGNDVGIFVAGIQEGTSAEQEGLQEGDQILKVNTQDFRGIIREDAVLYLLEIPKGDIVTILAQSKYDVYRDIMACGRGDSFFIRTHFECEKEMPQSLAFTRGEVFRVVDTLYDGKLGHWLAVRIESELEKGLIPNKSRAEQMASVQNAQRDGSSDRADFWRMRGQRSGMKKNLKKSREDLTAIASVSTKFPAYERVMLREAGFRRPVVIFGPIADVAMEKLCNDLPEMYHAAKTEPKDAGSEKSTGVVRLNTVRQIIEQDKHALLDVTPKAVDLLNYTQWFPIVVFFNPDSKQGVKVMRQRLIPTSNKSARKLYDQANKLKRTCSHLFTATIDLNSANDGWYGSLKDTIQQQQGEAVWVSEGKLEGMDDDLEDRMSYLTAMGADYLSCDSRLVSDMEDTDGEGGAYTDNELDEPINEPRVSSISRSSEPVQQQEEESLRKSSPEPRTQMRRAGSREVLRDPSPPPAFKPEPPKGKLQNREDPYDIPKNYEARTGSPNASSSETYGVPMKVAPPPIAIKPTFGRPILKSSQPPVPSTEVEEKSEEGIEEPGNTPKSVLGKVKIFEKMDHKARLQRMQELQEAQNARVEIAQRHPDIYAVPIKTQKPDWTQAASSRPPEPQKAAGRPYLDKQGSYGSDAEEEDYRQQLADNSKRGYYGQAARYRDTEL; the protein is encoded by the exons GACTCAAAGCGAGGGTTTGGGATTGCAGTTTCTGGTGGCAGAGACAACCCTCATTTTGAAAATGGCGAAACATCCATAGTTGTGTCAGATGTCCTTGCAGGTGGCCCAGCAGATGGATTACTTCA AGAGAACGATAGAGTGGTTATGGTTAATAATACACCCATGGAAAATGTGGCCCATTCTTTTGCTGTGCAGCagttaaggaaaagtgggaaagtGGCTACCATT ATAGTTAAAAGAGCTCGCCAAGTGCAGCTCCCAGCTGTGAGAAGAAGCCCCTCTCTGGACTATGACTACCGGGCCTTTGAAGTTATGGATAGTCGTGCCGATTTTGATGGCAGAAGCACTCGAAGTGGCTACAGTGAAAGGAGTTGGTATAGTGGGAATGGGGGCCGGAGCCAGAGCTGGGGAGACCACCTGGACCAGGGCTACAGGACTGGCCGCGACCGGGGGCGCCAGCACAGCAGAGAGCGCAGCTACAGTCGCGATCAAAATCGCGGCCGGAGCATGGACAGAGAGAGGAGCTTCGACCACGAATACCAAAGACCCCGAAGCAGAGGCAGGAGCGTGGATAGAGAGGATGAATATGACCGGCGCTATGGTGGCGGTCGGAGTGTGCCCCGAGACTACGACTGGAGAACCCGTCTTGAAGCCCCTCGTGAGAGGGAAGCCAAGAGCGGGAGCAGAGACCGGCTTAATTCCCGCAGCCCTTCCCCTGAATTGCAGCCTCAGTATGACTATGGAGCACATCAGGACCCCAGTGGGCCAGTTAATGTTCTCCTCACAAAAAGCAGATCAAATGAAG AATATGGCCTTCGACTTGGAAGTCagattttcatcaaagaaatgacCAGCACGGGGCTGGCAACCAAGGATGGCAATTTGCACGAAGGGGACATCATTCTCAAA ATCAATGGTACAGTGACAGAGAATATGTCTTTATTTGATGCCAGAAAATTGATTGAGAAATCAAGAGGAAAACTCCAGTTGGTTGTCCTAAGGGACAGAAAACAAACCCTAATCAACATCCCTTCCATGCATGACAGCGAGTCAGAAATAGAAG ATATTTCTGAAATAGAGTCAAACAGGTCTTGCTCCCCTCAGGAAGATAGGAGGCTGCACCATTCAGATTTAGATTCTCATTCTTCCAACGAAAAGCTAAAGGAAAAACAGAG TGCAAAAGAAGATCCAGCCAGCAGACTATCCAAAATGGGAGCAACGCCTACGCCTTTTAGATCAACCGGTGATCTCACTGCTGCTTTAATCCCAGAGACAAATAGTGAACCCAAGTACCAAGATGATCCTCCAG TTGTTCAGCCCAAGCCAGCCCcaagaacgttccttcagccaAGTCATGAAGACCTAGCAATATATGG TCCTGGTACAAAGATGGTGAAGTTCAAGAAAGGTGACAGCGTGGGCATCAGGCTGGCAGGTGGGAATGATGTAGGAATATTTGTTGCTGGAATTCAAGAAGGTACCTCTGCAGAGCAGGAAGGCCTACAAGAGGGAGACCAGATTCTTAAG GTAAACACTCAAGACTTCAGAGGTATTATTCGAGAGGATGCTGTTCTGTACCTGTTGGAgattccaaaaggagatattgtGACAATTCTGGCCCAGAGCAAATATGATG TTTACAGAGATATAATGGCCTGCGGCAGAGGAGATTCTTTCTTCATAAGGACACATTTTGAATGTGAAAAGGAAATGCCACAAAGCTTAGCCTTCACCAGAGGGGAGGTCTTCCGAGTGGTCGATACACTGTATGATGGAAAACTGGGTCACTGGCTGGCTGTGCGGATTGAGAGCGAGTTGGAGAAGGGCCTGATTCCAAACAAAAGCAG GGCTGAGCAGATGGCCAGTGTTCAAAATGCTCAGAGAGATGGCTCCAGTGACAGGGCAGACTTCTGGCGGATGCGTGGCCAACGGTCTGGAATGAAAAAGAATCTAAAGAAGAGCCGTGAAGATTTGACAGCAATTGCATCTGTTAGCACAAAATTTCCAGCCTATGAGCGAGTCATGCTCCGGGAGG CTGGTTTTAGGCGCCCTGTGGTGATCTTTGGTCCCATTGCAGACGTAGCAATGGAGAAACTTTGCAATGACTTGCCTGAGATGTATCATGCTGCCA AAACCGAGCCTAAAGATGCAGGCTCAGAAAAGTCCACCGGCGTTGTGCGTTTGAATACTGTGAGGCAAATCATTGAGCAG GATAAACATGCTCTATTGGATGTGACCCCAAAAGCCGTGGATCTGTTAAACTAcacccagtggttcccaattgtaGTTTTTTTCAACCCAGATAGCAAGCAGGGTGTGAAAGTCATGAGGCAAAGGCTAATTCCCACCTCCAACAAGAGCGCACGGAAGTTGTATGACCAAGCAAATAAGCTGAAGAGGACCTGCTCGCATCTTTTCACAG CTACTATTGATCTAAATTCAGCCAATGATGGTTGGTATGGCAGCTTAAAAGATACTATTCAGCAACAACAAGGCGAAGCCGTGTGGGTCTCCGAAGGAAAG CTGGAAGGAATGGATGATGACCTGGAAGACCGTATGTCATACTTAACAGCGATGGGCGCTGACTATCTGAGCTGTGACAGCCGACTGGTCAGTGACATGGAAGACACCGATGGAGAAGGCGGGGCTTACACAGACAATGAACTTGATGAGCCAATCAACGAGCCCAGAGTTTCCTCCATTAGTCGGTCCTCCGAGcccgtgcagcagcaggaggaggag AGTTTAAGGAAATCCAGCCCAGAACCAAGAACTCAAATGAGAAGAGCTGGTAGCAGGGAAGTTCTGAGAGATCCCAGCCCACCTCCAGCATTCAAGCCTGAACCCCCAAAG GGTAAACTGCAAAACAGAGAAGATCCCTATGATATCCCTAAGAATTACGAAGCCAGAACAGGCAGCCCTAATGCTTCTAGCAGTGAAACTTATGGAGTACCAATGAAAGTGGCCCCTCCCCCAATAGCCATCAAACCTACTTTTGGGCGCCCCATATTGAAATCATCTCAGCCACCTGTCCCATCAACGGAGGTGGAGGAGAAATCGGAGGAGGGGATAGAAGAACCAGGGAACACACCAAAATCTGTGCTGGGGAAAGTTAAAATATTTGAGAAAATGGACCACAAAGCAAGACTTCAACGAATGCAAGAACTACAAGAAGCACAAAATGCCAGG GTGGAAATAGCTCAGAGACACCCAGACATTTATGCTGTCCCAATCAAGACACAAAAACCAGACTGGACCCAGGCTGCCAG
- the TJP2 gene encoding tight junction protein 2 isoform X3: protein MEELIWEQYTVTLQRDSKRGFGIAVSGGRDNPHFENGETSIVVSDVLAGGPADGLLQENDRVVMVNNTPMENVAHSFAVQQLRKSGKVATIIVKRARQVQLPAVRRSPSLDYDYRAFEVMDSRADFDGRSTRSGYSERSWYSGNGGRSQSWGDHLDQGYRTGRDRGRQHSRERSYSRDQNRGRSMDRERSFDHEYQRPRSRGRSVDREDEYDRRYGGGRSVPRDYDWRTRLEAPREREAKSGSRDRLNSRSPSPELQPQYDYGAHQDPSGPVNVLLTKSRSNEEYGLRLGSQIFIKEMTSTGLATKDGNLHEGDIILKINGTVTENMSLFDARKLIEKSRGKLQLVVLRDRKQTLINIPSMHDSESEIEDISEIESNRSCSPQEDRRLHHSDLDSHSSNEKLKEKQSAKEDPASRLSKMGATPTPFRSTGDLTAALIPETNSEPKYQDDPPDTVVQPKPAPRTFLQPSHEDLAIYGPGTKMVKFKKGDSVGIRLAGGNDVGIFVAGIQEGTSAEQEGLQEGDQILKVNTQDFRGIIREDAVLYLLEIPKGDIVTILAQSKYDVYRDIMACGRGDSFFIRTHFECEKEMPQSLAFTRGEVFRVVDTLYDGKLGHWLAVRIESELEKGLIPNKSRAEQMASVQNAQRDGSSDRADFWRMRGQRSGMKKNLKKSREDLTAIASVSTKFPAYERVMLREAGFRRPVVIFGPIADVAMEKLCNDLPEMYHAAKTEPKDAGSEKSTGVVRLNTVRQIIEQDKHALLDVTPKAVDLLNYTQWFPIVVFFNPDSKQGVKVMRQRLIPTSNKSARKLYDQANKLKRTCSHLFTATIDLNSANDGWYGSLKDTIQQQQGEAVWVSEGKLEGMDDDLEDRMSYLTAMGADYLSCDSRLVSDMEDTDGEGGAYTDNELDEPINEPRVSSISRSSEPVQQQEEEGKLQNREDPYDIPKNYEARTGSPNASSSETYGVPMKVAPPPIAIKPTFGRPILKSSQPPVPSTEVEEKSEEGIEEPGNTPKSVLGKVKIFEKMDHKARLQRMQELQEAQNARVEIAQRHPDIYAVPIKTQKPDWTQAASSRPPEPQKAAGRPYLDKQGSYGSDAEEEDYRQQLADNSKRGYYGQAARYRDTEL, encoded by the exons GACTCAAAGCGAGGGTTTGGGATTGCAGTTTCTGGTGGCAGAGACAACCCTCATTTTGAAAATGGCGAAACATCCATAGTTGTGTCAGATGTCCTTGCAGGTGGCCCAGCAGATGGATTACTTCA AGAGAACGATAGAGTGGTTATGGTTAATAATACACCCATGGAAAATGTGGCCCATTCTTTTGCTGTGCAGCagttaaggaaaagtgggaaagtGGCTACCATT ATAGTTAAAAGAGCTCGCCAAGTGCAGCTCCCAGCTGTGAGAAGAAGCCCCTCTCTGGACTATGACTACCGGGCCTTTGAAGTTATGGATAGTCGTGCCGATTTTGATGGCAGAAGCACTCGAAGTGGCTACAGTGAAAGGAGTTGGTATAGTGGGAATGGGGGCCGGAGCCAGAGCTGGGGAGACCACCTGGACCAGGGCTACAGGACTGGCCGCGACCGGGGGCGCCAGCACAGCAGAGAGCGCAGCTACAGTCGCGATCAAAATCGCGGCCGGAGCATGGACAGAGAGAGGAGCTTCGACCACGAATACCAAAGACCCCGAAGCAGAGGCAGGAGCGTGGATAGAGAGGATGAATATGACCGGCGCTATGGTGGCGGTCGGAGTGTGCCCCGAGACTACGACTGGAGAACCCGTCTTGAAGCCCCTCGTGAGAGGGAAGCCAAGAGCGGGAGCAGAGACCGGCTTAATTCCCGCAGCCCTTCCCCTGAATTGCAGCCTCAGTATGACTATGGAGCACATCAGGACCCCAGTGGGCCAGTTAATGTTCTCCTCACAAAAAGCAGATCAAATGAAG AATATGGCCTTCGACTTGGAAGTCagattttcatcaaagaaatgacCAGCACGGGGCTGGCAACCAAGGATGGCAATTTGCACGAAGGGGACATCATTCTCAAA ATCAATGGTACAGTGACAGAGAATATGTCTTTATTTGATGCCAGAAAATTGATTGAGAAATCAAGAGGAAAACTCCAGTTGGTTGTCCTAAGGGACAGAAAACAAACCCTAATCAACATCCCTTCCATGCATGACAGCGAGTCAGAAATAGAAG ATATTTCTGAAATAGAGTCAAACAGGTCTTGCTCCCCTCAGGAAGATAGGAGGCTGCACCATTCAGATTTAGATTCTCATTCTTCCAACGAAAAGCTAAAGGAAAAACAGAG TGCAAAAGAAGATCCAGCCAGCAGACTATCCAAAATGGGAGCAACGCCTACGCCTTTTAGATCAACCGGTGATCTCACTGCTGCTTTAATCCCAGAGACAAATAGTGAACCCAAGTACCAAGATGATCCTCCAG atACAGTTGTTCAGCCCAAGCCAGCCCcaagaacgttccttcagccaAGTCATGAAGACCTAGCAATATATGG TCCTGGTACAAAGATGGTGAAGTTCAAGAAAGGTGACAGCGTGGGCATCAGGCTGGCAGGTGGGAATGATGTAGGAATATTTGTTGCTGGAATTCAAGAAGGTACCTCTGCAGAGCAGGAAGGCCTACAAGAGGGAGACCAGATTCTTAAG GTAAACACTCAAGACTTCAGAGGTATTATTCGAGAGGATGCTGTTCTGTACCTGTTGGAgattccaaaaggagatattgtGACAATTCTGGCCCAGAGCAAATATGATG TTTACAGAGATATAATGGCCTGCGGCAGAGGAGATTCTTTCTTCATAAGGACACATTTTGAATGTGAAAAGGAAATGCCACAAAGCTTAGCCTTCACCAGAGGGGAGGTCTTCCGAGTGGTCGATACACTGTATGATGGAAAACTGGGTCACTGGCTGGCTGTGCGGATTGAGAGCGAGTTGGAGAAGGGCCTGATTCCAAACAAAAGCAG GGCTGAGCAGATGGCCAGTGTTCAAAATGCTCAGAGAGATGGCTCCAGTGACAGGGCAGACTTCTGGCGGATGCGTGGCCAACGGTCTGGAATGAAAAAGAATCTAAAGAAGAGCCGTGAAGATTTGACAGCAATTGCATCTGTTAGCACAAAATTTCCAGCCTATGAGCGAGTCATGCTCCGGGAGG CTGGTTTTAGGCGCCCTGTGGTGATCTTTGGTCCCATTGCAGACGTAGCAATGGAGAAACTTTGCAATGACTTGCCTGAGATGTATCATGCTGCCA AAACCGAGCCTAAAGATGCAGGCTCAGAAAAGTCCACCGGCGTTGTGCGTTTGAATACTGTGAGGCAAATCATTGAGCAG GATAAACATGCTCTATTGGATGTGACCCCAAAAGCCGTGGATCTGTTAAACTAcacccagtggttcccaattgtaGTTTTTTTCAACCCAGATAGCAAGCAGGGTGTGAAAGTCATGAGGCAAAGGCTAATTCCCACCTCCAACAAGAGCGCACGGAAGTTGTATGACCAAGCAAATAAGCTGAAGAGGACCTGCTCGCATCTTTTCACAG CTACTATTGATCTAAATTCAGCCAATGATGGTTGGTATGGCAGCTTAAAAGATACTATTCAGCAACAACAAGGCGAAGCCGTGTGGGTCTCCGAAGGAAAG CTGGAAGGAATGGATGATGACCTGGAAGACCGTATGTCATACTTAACAGCGATGGGCGCTGACTATCTGAGCTGTGACAGCCGACTGGTCAGTGACATGGAAGACACCGATGGAGAAGGCGGGGCTTACACAGACAATGAACTTGATGAGCCAATCAACGAGCCCAGAGTTTCCTCCATTAGTCGGTCCTCCGAGcccgtgcagcagcaggaggaggag GGTAAACTGCAAAACAGAGAAGATCCCTATGATATCCCTAAGAATTACGAAGCCAGAACAGGCAGCCCTAATGCTTCTAGCAGTGAAACTTATGGAGTACCAATGAAAGTGGCCCCTCCCCCAATAGCCATCAAACCTACTTTTGGGCGCCCCATATTGAAATCATCTCAGCCACCTGTCCCATCAACGGAGGTGGAGGAGAAATCGGAGGAGGGGATAGAAGAACCAGGGAACACACCAAAATCTGTGCTGGGGAAAGTTAAAATATTTGAGAAAATGGACCACAAAGCAAGACTTCAACGAATGCAAGAACTACAAGAAGCACAAAATGCCAGG GTGGAAATAGCTCAGAGACACCCAGACATTTATGCTGTCCCAATCAAGACACAAAAACCAGACTGGACCCAGGCTGCCAG
- the TJP2 gene encoding tight junction protein 2 isoform X1, which yields MEELIWEQYTVTLQRDSKRGFGIAVSGGRDNPHFENGETSIVVSDVLAGGPADGLLQENDRVVMVNNTPMENVAHSFAVQQLRKSGKVATIIVKRARQVQLPAVRRSPSLDYDYRAFEVMDSRADFDGRSTRSGYSERSWYSGNGGRSQSWGDHLDQGYRTGRDRGRQHSRERSYSRDQNRGRSMDRERSFDHEYQRPRSRGRSVDREDEYDRRYGGGRSVPRDYDWRTRLEAPREREAKSGSRDRLNSRSPSPELQPQYDYGAHQDPSGPVNVLLTKSRSNEEYGLRLGSQIFIKEMTSTGLATKDGNLHEGDIILKINGTVTENMSLFDARKLIEKSRGKLQLVVLRDRKQTLINIPSMHDSESEIEDISEIESNRSCSPQEDRRLHHSDLDSHSSNEKLKEKQSAKEDPASRLSKMGATPTPFRSTGDLTAALIPETNSEPKYQDDPPDTVVQPKPAPRTFLQPSHEDLAIYGPGTKMVKFKKGDSVGIRLAGGNDVGIFVAGIQEGTSAEQEGLQEGDQILKVNTQDFRGIIREDAVLYLLEIPKGDIVTILAQSKYDVYRDIMACGRGDSFFIRTHFECEKEMPQSLAFTRGEVFRVVDTLYDGKLGHWLAVRIESELEKGLIPNKSRAEQMASVQNAQRDGSSDRADFWRMRGQRSGMKKNLKKSREDLTAIASVSTKFPAYERVMLREAGFRRPVVIFGPIADVAMEKLCNDLPEMYHAAKTEPKDAGSEKSTGVVRLNTVRQIIEQDKHALLDVTPKAVDLLNYTQWFPIVVFFNPDSKQGVKVMRQRLIPTSNKSARKLYDQANKLKRTCSHLFTATIDLNSANDGWYGSLKDTIQQQQGEAVWVSEGKLEGMDDDLEDRMSYLTAMGADYLSCDSRLVSDMEDTDGEGGAYTDNELDEPINEPRVSSISRSSEPVQQQEEESLRKSSPEPRTQMRRAGSREVLRDPSPPPAFKPEPPKGKLQNREDPYDIPKNYEARTGSPNASSSETYGVPMKVAPPPIAIKPTFGRPILKSSQPPVPSTEVEEKSEEGIEEPGNTPKSVLGKVKIFEKMDHKARLQRMQELQEAQNARVEIAQRHPDIYAVPIKTQKPDWTQAASSRPPEPQKAAGRPYLDKQGSYGSDAEEEDYRQQLADNSKRGYYGQAARYRDTEL from the exons GACTCAAAGCGAGGGTTTGGGATTGCAGTTTCTGGTGGCAGAGACAACCCTCATTTTGAAAATGGCGAAACATCCATAGTTGTGTCAGATGTCCTTGCAGGTGGCCCAGCAGATGGATTACTTCA AGAGAACGATAGAGTGGTTATGGTTAATAATACACCCATGGAAAATGTGGCCCATTCTTTTGCTGTGCAGCagttaaggaaaagtgggaaagtGGCTACCATT ATAGTTAAAAGAGCTCGCCAAGTGCAGCTCCCAGCTGTGAGAAGAAGCCCCTCTCTGGACTATGACTACCGGGCCTTTGAAGTTATGGATAGTCGTGCCGATTTTGATGGCAGAAGCACTCGAAGTGGCTACAGTGAAAGGAGTTGGTATAGTGGGAATGGGGGCCGGAGCCAGAGCTGGGGAGACCACCTGGACCAGGGCTACAGGACTGGCCGCGACCGGGGGCGCCAGCACAGCAGAGAGCGCAGCTACAGTCGCGATCAAAATCGCGGCCGGAGCATGGACAGAGAGAGGAGCTTCGACCACGAATACCAAAGACCCCGAAGCAGAGGCAGGAGCGTGGATAGAGAGGATGAATATGACCGGCGCTATGGTGGCGGTCGGAGTGTGCCCCGAGACTACGACTGGAGAACCCGTCTTGAAGCCCCTCGTGAGAGGGAAGCCAAGAGCGGGAGCAGAGACCGGCTTAATTCCCGCAGCCCTTCCCCTGAATTGCAGCCTCAGTATGACTATGGAGCACATCAGGACCCCAGTGGGCCAGTTAATGTTCTCCTCACAAAAAGCAGATCAAATGAAG AATATGGCCTTCGACTTGGAAGTCagattttcatcaaagaaatgacCAGCACGGGGCTGGCAACCAAGGATGGCAATTTGCACGAAGGGGACATCATTCTCAAA ATCAATGGTACAGTGACAGAGAATATGTCTTTATTTGATGCCAGAAAATTGATTGAGAAATCAAGAGGAAAACTCCAGTTGGTTGTCCTAAGGGACAGAAAACAAACCCTAATCAACATCCCTTCCATGCATGACAGCGAGTCAGAAATAGAAG ATATTTCTGAAATAGAGTCAAACAGGTCTTGCTCCCCTCAGGAAGATAGGAGGCTGCACCATTCAGATTTAGATTCTCATTCTTCCAACGAAAAGCTAAAGGAAAAACAGAG TGCAAAAGAAGATCCAGCCAGCAGACTATCCAAAATGGGAGCAACGCCTACGCCTTTTAGATCAACCGGTGATCTCACTGCTGCTTTAATCCCAGAGACAAATAGTGAACCCAAGTACCAAGATGATCCTCCAG atACAGTTGTTCAGCCCAAGCCAGCCCcaagaacgttccttcagccaAGTCATGAAGACCTAGCAATATATGG TCCTGGTACAAAGATGGTGAAGTTCAAGAAAGGTGACAGCGTGGGCATCAGGCTGGCAGGTGGGAATGATGTAGGAATATTTGTTGCTGGAATTCAAGAAGGTACCTCTGCAGAGCAGGAAGGCCTACAAGAGGGAGACCAGATTCTTAAG GTAAACACTCAAGACTTCAGAGGTATTATTCGAGAGGATGCTGTTCTGTACCTGTTGGAgattccaaaaggagatattgtGACAATTCTGGCCCAGAGCAAATATGATG TTTACAGAGATATAATGGCCTGCGGCAGAGGAGATTCTTTCTTCATAAGGACACATTTTGAATGTGAAAAGGAAATGCCACAAAGCTTAGCCTTCACCAGAGGGGAGGTCTTCCGAGTGGTCGATACACTGTATGATGGAAAACTGGGTCACTGGCTGGCTGTGCGGATTGAGAGCGAGTTGGAGAAGGGCCTGATTCCAAACAAAAGCAG GGCTGAGCAGATGGCCAGTGTTCAAAATGCTCAGAGAGATGGCTCCAGTGACAGGGCAGACTTCTGGCGGATGCGTGGCCAACGGTCTGGAATGAAAAAGAATCTAAAGAAGAGCCGTGAAGATTTGACAGCAATTGCATCTGTTAGCACAAAATTTCCAGCCTATGAGCGAGTCATGCTCCGGGAGG CTGGTTTTAGGCGCCCTGTGGTGATCTTTGGTCCCATTGCAGACGTAGCAATGGAGAAACTTTGCAATGACTTGCCTGAGATGTATCATGCTGCCA AAACCGAGCCTAAAGATGCAGGCTCAGAAAAGTCCACCGGCGTTGTGCGTTTGAATACTGTGAGGCAAATCATTGAGCAG GATAAACATGCTCTATTGGATGTGACCCCAAAAGCCGTGGATCTGTTAAACTAcacccagtggttcccaattgtaGTTTTTTTCAACCCAGATAGCAAGCAGGGTGTGAAAGTCATGAGGCAAAGGCTAATTCCCACCTCCAACAAGAGCGCACGGAAGTTGTATGACCAAGCAAATAAGCTGAAGAGGACCTGCTCGCATCTTTTCACAG CTACTATTGATCTAAATTCAGCCAATGATGGTTGGTATGGCAGCTTAAAAGATACTATTCAGCAACAACAAGGCGAAGCCGTGTGGGTCTCCGAAGGAAAG CTGGAAGGAATGGATGATGACCTGGAAGACCGTATGTCATACTTAACAGCGATGGGCGCTGACTATCTGAGCTGTGACAGCCGACTGGTCAGTGACATGGAAGACACCGATGGAGAAGGCGGGGCTTACACAGACAATGAACTTGATGAGCCAATCAACGAGCCCAGAGTTTCCTCCATTAGTCGGTCCTCCGAGcccgtgcagcagcaggaggaggag AGTTTAAGGAAATCCAGCCCAGAACCAAGAACTCAAATGAGAAGAGCTGGTAGCAGGGAAGTTCTGAGAGATCCCAGCCCACCTCCAGCATTCAAGCCTGAACCCCCAAAG GGTAAACTGCAAAACAGAGAAGATCCCTATGATATCCCTAAGAATTACGAAGCCAGAACAGGCAGCCCTAATGCTTCTAGCAGTGAAACTTATGGAGTACCAATGAAAGTGGCCCCTCCCCCAATAGCCATCAAACCTACTTTTGGGCGCCCCATATTGAAATCATCTCAGCCACCTGTCCCATCAACGGAGGTGGAGGAGAAATCGGAGGAGGGGATAGAAGAACCAGGGAACACACCAAAATCTGTGCTGGGGAAAGTTAAAATATTTGAGAAAATGGACCACAAAGCAAGACTTCAACGAATGCAAGAACTACAAGAAGCACAAAATGCCAGG GTGGAAATAGCTCAGAGACACCCAGACATTTATGCTGTCCCAATCAAGACACAAAAACCAGACTGGACCCAGGCTGCCAG